A genome region from Chiroxiphia lanceolata isolate bChiLan1 chromosome 5, bChiLan1.pri, whole genome shotgun sequence includes the following:
- the PKP2 gene encoding plakophilin-2, with amino-acid sequence MAGRGPAAEQGYIRTVLGQQILGELDSSSLALPSEDRLKLSGDRAGEEKALRIHRQVQQTLARKSRGSLYNGSLHRASSVPERVYNMGITENDFAPRTPYSFSYYQSSQVASPSSYTNGWGTRIAYRTMEEGAQRQPLKRLEVSPQRNPERLAYVSNSFHYDGGISPGFSMRHGDIGRSSGTVPPRYARSEIVGYTLRDSVNRGRSFKRHSRMGAVNDVALDGVYPNPTVPLYHQTGNSRSMTNLLEKENYLTSGSAMGQVRSPTAARLGSQNRQSVRSSFYQTTFRNAQTRREVSQPASIASVTAETDGKRMPLTAAVAAAGRNGFLQSEQVTINGSQLGSPEVEMTLERAVNILKSENTQSTPRILAAVTFIQHECFQKADARRKVFSLGGIPKLLQLLEVQNEDIQRAACGALRNLVFEDNDNKLEVSEQKGIPLLLRLLRHTRDVETKKQITGLLWNLSSNDQLKHLLIREALQTLTEAVLIPYSGWPDRDYPKSSVLPDPDIFYNATGCLRNMSSAGPEGRKKMRECNGLIDSLVYYIQGAIADHEPNDKATENCVCILHNLSYQLEIELPESYAQSIYIQRRNISSNDKTPGCFGTRSRKVKEKHQDTPLPEEKSNPKGVESLWHSTLIRIYLSLIAKSTRNYTQEASLGALQNLTAGTGPMPFAVARTVVQKANGLPSIRTMLHVSHPAVKKTAVSLLRNLSRNTSLQNDIAREVLPDLVSVLPESVPGSDTACETTASVCYTLFNLTQSSSHNARLLLSADGLPKIIAISMNDSNMFSKASRAASVLLYSLWSHTDLHNAYKKADFKKADFVNTRTTKAYNSLRD; translated from the exons ATGgccggccgcggccccgccgccgagCAGGGCTACATCCGCACCGTGCTGGGCCAGCAGATCCTGGGGGAGCTGGACAGCTCCAGCCTGGCGCTGCCCTCCGAGGACCGGCTCAAGCTCTCGGGCGACCGCGCCGGGGAGGAGAAGGCGCTGCGGATCCACCGGCAGGTCCAGCAGACGCTGGCCAGGAAGAGCCGGGGCTCGCTGTACAATG GCAGCTTGCACCGTGCATCCAGTGTTCCAGAGCGTGTCTATAACATGGGGATTACTGAAAATGATTTTGCACCAAGAACTCCCTATAGTTTCTCATATTACCAGTCAAGCCAG GTTGCCTCACCGTCCTCTTATACAAATGGCTGGGGGACCAGGATTGCTTACAGGACAATGGAAGAGGGAGCTCAAAGGCAACCTCTGAAGAGACTGGAGGTTTCACCCCAACGAAATCCAGAAAGACTGGCATATGTGTCCAATAGTTTTCACTATGATGGAGGAATTTCACCTGGATTCTCTATGAGGCATGGAGATATCGGGAGATCAAGTGGGACTGTCCCACCGAGATACGCTCGGTCTGAGATTGTTGGTTACACTCTTCGTGATTCGGTGAACAGGGGACGCTCTTTTAAGAGACACTCCCGCATGGGGGCTGTCAATGATGTTGCCCTGGATGGTGTCTACCCCAACCCCACTGTACCTCTGTACCACCAAACAGGCAACAGTCGCAGTATGACCAAccttttggagaaagaaaactaCCTGACCTCGGGCAGCGCCATGGGACAAGTGAGATCACCAACTGCTGCCCGTCTGGGGTCTCAGAACAGGCAGTCTGTAAGGTCCAGCTTCTACCAAACCACTTTCAGAAATGCACAGACCAGGAGGGAAGTTTCCCAGCCAGCTTCAATAGCCAGTGTCACTGCAGAAACAGATGGGAAGAGGATGCCATTgacagctgctgtggctgcGGCAGGGAGAAATGGTTTCCTGCAGAGTGAACAAGTCACCATCAATGGATCTCAGCTAGG GAGTCCAGAAGTGGAGATGACACTGGAGCGTGCAGTGAACATACTGAAGAGTGAAAATACACAGTCCACACCTAGGATTCTTGCTGCAGTGACTTTCATACAGCACGAGTGCTTCCAGAAAGCAGATGCCAGAAGAAAa GTTTTCTCACTTGGTGGTATCCCCAAACTTTTACAGCTTCTTGAGGTTCAGAATGAGGACATTCAGCGGGCAGCATGTGGCGCTCTGAGAAACTTGGTGTTTGAGGACAATGACAACAAACTGGAAGTGTCAGAGCAGAAGGGGATCCCACTCTTGCTCCGCCTACTCCGACATACCAGGGATGTAGAGACTAAGAAGCAAATCACAG GTTTGTTGTGGAATTTGTCCTCTAATGACCAGCTGAAGCACCTGTTGATTAGAGAAGCCCTGCAGACGTTGACTGAAGCTGTCCTCATCCCATACTCAGGCTGGCCAGATCGAGATTACCCAAAGTCAAGTGTTTTACCTGACCCTGATATCTTCTACAATGCCACAGGATGCTTGAG AAACATGAGCTCTGCCGGcccagaaggaaggaaaaagatgaGAGAATGTAATGGCTTGATTGATTCTCTTGTGTATTATATCCAAGGAGCTATTGCAGACCATGAACCTAATGACAAG gCGACAGAAAACTGTGTGTGCATTCTTCACAATCTTTCCTACCAGCTAGAGATAGAGCTCCCTGAGAGCTATGCCCAGAGCATATAtatacaaagaagaaatatttctagcAATGATAAAACACCAGGCTGTTTTGGAACACGGagcagaaaagtaaaagag AAGCACCAGGACACCCCTCTACCTGAGGAAAAGAGCAATCCCAAAGGTGTTGAATCGCTCTGGCATTCTACACTGATTAGGATATATCTCTCCTTAATAGCGAAGAGCACCAGAAACTACACCCAGGAAGCATCCCTGGGAGCTCTTCAGAACCTCACAGCTGGCACCGGACCA ATGCCGTTCGCGGTGGCCCGGACTGTTGTTCAAAAGGCAAATGGCCTTCCAAGCATCCGAACTATGCTGCATGTAAGTCACCCTGCAGTAAAGAAGACAGCAGTGTCACTGCTCAGGAACTTGTCTCGCAACACCTCTCTGCAAAACGATATAG CTAGAGAAGTTTTGCCTGATTTGGTCTCAGTACTTCCCGAGTCTGTCCCAGGGTCTGACACTGCCTGTGAAACCACAGCGTCCGTCTGCTACACCCTGTTCAATCTGACGCAGAGCAGCTCGCACAATGCACGGCTTCTCCTGAGTGCTGATGGGCTGCCAAAGATTATTGCCATCAGCATGAATGACAG TAACATGTTCAGCAAAGCTAGTAGGGCTGCTTCAGTCCTCCTCTACTCCCTGTGGTCACATACTGATCTCCACAACGCTTACAAAAAG GCTGACTTTAAGAAGGCGGATTTCGTCAACACCCGGACCACAAAAGCCTATAACTCGCTGAGAGATTGA